A section of the Methanocaldococcus sp. FS406-22 genome encodes:
- a CDS encoding phosphatase PAP2 family protein, whose translation MGDKLGHPIFVKIFGEKYLHKGEGFFNKYGIYGVVIAGFTPLPYKVIAWLSGIFEMHKLLFTIGTIIGRFPRFLAVAYFGNILGNIGKLNKFNIWLFYLINSHYNSILDTVMLIISKTAYPLIAITSIIILIKNRKFGIKLISALCLAFIIAFSLKYLVNEPRPYLVLDNVHLLCNEGNEPSFPSGHTTLAFTLATSLLFYSKKLGILFLIWAILVAYSRIYVGVHYPFDVLAGVVIGILCGYLIKIDISKLVDTSKKYMKTILSKEK comes from the coding sequence TTGGGGGATAAGTTAGGGCATCCAATTTTTGTAAAAATATTTGGAGAGAAATATTTGCATAAAGGGGAAGGATTTTTTAATAAGTATGGAATTTATGGAGTTGTTATAGCTGGATTCACCCCCCTGCCTTATAAGGTCATAGCCTGGCTCTCAGGAATTTTTGAAATGCATAAATTGTTATTTACAATTGGGACAATAATTGGAAGATTTCCAAGATTTTTGGCTGTAGCCTATTTTGGAAACATTTTAGGAAACATAGGTAAATTGAATAAGTTTAATATTTGGCTCTTTTATCTAATAAACTCTCACTACAATTCTATACTTGATACAGTTATGCTAATTATCTCTAAAACAGCATATCCTTTAATTGCTATAACATCCATAATTATACTTATAAAAAATAGAAAGTTTGGAATAAAGCTAATTTCCGCTCTATGTTTGGCTTTTATAATTGCGTTTTCTTTAAAGTATTTAGTAAATGAGCCAAGGCCTTATTTAGTTTTAGATAATGTCCATCTGTTGTGTAATGAAGGAAATGAGCCAAGCTTTCCAAGTGGGCACACAACCTTGGCATTTACGTTAGCAACATCACTGCTATTTTACTCAAAAAAACTTGGAATACTATTTTTAATTTGGGCGATTCTTGTAGCTTATAGTAGAATTTATGTAGGAGTTCACTATCCTTTTGATGTTCTTGCTGGAGTTGTTATTGGAATCTTATGCGGATATCTAATAAAAATCGATATATCTAAATTAGTAGATACATCTAAAAAATACATGAAAACCATATTATCAAAAGAAAAATAA